The following coding sequences are from one Triticum aestivum cultivar Chinese Spring chromosome 5A, IWGSC CS RefSeq v2.1, whole genome shotgun sequence window:
- the LOC123101359 gene encoding gamma-glutamyl peptidase 3-like codes for MKIVAADEPRTSRRYALLLAARDSEYVLKVYGGYFNVFVSAFGSGGDGDGNGDVCETWDMFRAVDGELPDLDDVGRYDGFVISGSPYDAYADELWILRLCLLVQGAVAARKRVLGICFGHQVVCRALGGRVGKARRGGWDIGIREMAMAATLPPWRFLDALRDLPQYAKITECHQDEVWEAPLGADVLASSDKTGVEMFCVGDHVLGIQGHPEYTGDILLSLVDRLSTSQTITVSFAEDVKRQLEATSPDREFWLKLCKSFLKTEESYY; via the exons ATGAAGATTGTGGCAGCTGACGAGCCAAGGACGAGCAGGAGGTACGCACTGCTGCTGGCGGCCCGGGACTCGGAGTACGTGCTCAAGGTGTACGGCGGCTACTTCAACGTCTTCGTGAGTGCGTTTGGCtctggcggcgacggcgacggcaacggcgacgTCTGCGAGACGTGGGACATGTTCCGGGCGGTGGACGGCGAGCTCCCCGACCTGGACGACGTCGGACGGTACGACGGCTTCGTCATCAGCGGCAGCCCTTACGACGCGTACGCCGACGAGCTGTGGATACTGCGGCTGTGCCTCCTTGTCCAGGGGGCCGTCGCCGCCCGGAAGCGCGTCCTCGGCATCTGCTTCGGCCACCAGGTGGTATGCCGCGCTCTGGGCGGCCGCGTCGGGAAGGCCAGGCGCGGCGGGTGGGACATCGGCATCCGGGAGATGGCCATGGCGGCGACGCTGCCGCCGTGGAGGTTCCTCGACGCGCTGCGGGACCTTCCCCAGTACGCCAAGATCACCGAGTGCCACCAGGACGAGGTCTGGGAGGCGCCGCTGGGCGCCGACGTGCTGGCGTCATCGGACAAGACCGGTGTGGAGATGTTCTGCGTCGGCGACCACGTGTTGGGCATCCAGGGCCACCCGGAGTACACCGGCGACATACTCCTGAGCCTCGTCGACCGCCTCTCCACCAGCCAAACCATCACC GTGTCGTTCGCTGAGGATGTGAAGAGGCAACTGGAGGCTACTAGCCCTGACAGAGAGTTCTGGCTCAAGCTCTGCAAAAGTTTCCTCAAGACTGAAGAATCATACTACTAG
- the LOC123101360 gene encoding gamma-glutamyl peptidase 3-like has translation MKIVAADDQPRRSRRYALLLAARDSEYVLKAYGGYFNVFVSAFGGGGGKDSDVCETWDMFRAVDGELSDLDDVGRYDGLVISGSPYDAYADELWILRLCLLVQEAVAARKRVLGICFGHQVVCRALGGRVGKARRGGWDIGIREVAIAATLPPCRFLDALQDLPQYAKITECHQDEVWEAPLGADVLASSDKTGVEMFCVGEHVLGIQGHPEYTGDILLSLVDRLSTSQAITVPFAEDVKRQLEATSPDREFWLKLCKSFLKTEGL, from the exons ATGAAGATCGTGGCAGCCGATGATCAGCCAAGGAGGAGCAGGAGGTacgcgctgctgctggcggcgcggGACTCGGAGTACGTGCTCAAGGCCTACGGAGGCTACTTCAACGTCTTCGTGAGTGCattcggcggtggcggtggcaaaGACAGCGACGTCTGCGAGACGTGGGACATGTTCCGGGCGGTGGACGGGGAGCTCTCAGACCTGGACGACGTCGGACGATACGACGGCTTGGTCATCAGCGGCAGCCCATACGACGCGTACGCCGACGAGCTGTGGATACTGCGGCTGTGCCTCCTCGTCCAGGAGGCCGTCGCCGCCCGGAAGCGCGTCCTCGGCATCTGCTTCGGCCATCAGGTGGTATGCCGTGCTCTCGGCGGCCGCGTCGGGAAGGCCAGGAGGGGCGGGTGGGACATCGGTATCCGGGAGGTGGCCATTGCGGCAACGCTGCCGCCGTGCAGGTTCCTCGACGCGCTGCAGGACCTGCCCCAGTACGCCAAGATCACTGAGTGCCACCAGGATGAGGTCTGGGAGGCGCCGCTGGGCGCCGACGTGCTGGCGTCCTCGGACAAGACCGGCGTGGAGATGTTCTGCGTCGGCGAGCACGTGCTGGGCATCCAGGGCCACCCGGAGTACACCGGCGACATACTCCTCAGCCTCGTCGACCGCCTCTCCACCAGCCAAGCCATCACC GTGCCGTTCGCTGAGGACGTGAAGAGGCAGCTGGAGGCTACCAGCCCTGACAGGGAGTTCTGGCTCAAGCTCTGCAAAAGTTTCCTCAAGACTGAAGGATTATAG